The genomic stretch GGCGACGGCTTCGCGCACTTCGTCGACCGACATTTGCGGGGGTGTCGTCACTGCTCCGCGCTCGAAGTCGATGATGCCCGTAACCAACAACTTGATACGCCGGGCGCCGGCCGCGAGGCGCGACTCGACCGCGGCGCGGACGGAGCCGTGCTCCTCGATCGTGCGGCCCATGAAGCGACCGTAGCGTTTCGCGTGATGGATCGCCGCACCGGGACTTTCGAACCACGGCATCGCACCGCGCTCGGTCGAGCGCCAGCGTCGTTGCAGCGCGAGCCCGACGCCGTCCTTGTCTCCCGCGTCGCGCACGGCGACGACGCCGAGGCGAAGCAAGCGCTCGAGGCGAGGCAAGGCCCGCGCGAGCAAGTCCTCCGGCGAAGACTTCAGTGCGACGGCGCGCGCGGCGGGATCCTCTTCGCCGCCCTCGAGGAACAGATGCGCGTGCGCTTCGACGAGTCCCGGCATCACCATGAGTTCGGGAAGGCGCACGTGTGGTGCGTGAGCCGTCGCGGGCCGTACATCGCTCGACGGGGGCCGCGTGCCGTAGTGAAGAATCCGCGACGCGTCGTAGACGAGGTGCACGTCGCGCTCGACGCGTTCCCCGTCGAAGCCGAGACCGGCGTGAAGCCAGACGCGTTCGCGAGCGGGCGCGAGCGCGGCGGTGAGATCGGACGTGGAGAGCGGAGCCGTCATTCCTCGAGGCGGGCGTTGCAGATGTCCATGATGCACATCGCTTGTCGAAAGCCTGCTTCCTCGACGGTCTCACCGTCGACGACGCGGCCGGCATCGAGTGCCCGGCGCAATTCGTCGACGATCGGATGATCGGGTGGCAACGGCTCCGAGTTGCGCTCGACGTTGGCGAGCGCCATGTCGAGACCGACCTCGGATGCGATCGTGAGGTAGGCGCGCTCGAGATCGTCGCGCACGACGCGCGGTGTGCCCCACGCGAAATTGGAGAGACCCACCGAGAAGTGCAGGCCGCGCAGGTCGCCGTCGTCCGAACACAGACGCATCGTGTCCAAGCCGATGTTGACCAACCCGTAGGTGTCGGCACCGACGGGAGCGAGCCCCGGGTCGACGATGATGTCGTCGAGCGTGCGGCCGGCGCGGTCGACGAGCAGGTCGACGAAACGGCGGATCGTTTCGTGGCTGTCCTTCGGATCGAGCGACTGCGCGCTGCCGCCGTCTGGGAGGAACTTTTCCGAGGCCATGACGACGCAGCGCATGTCGTGTTCGCGGATCATCTCCAGCATCTCGTCGAGGTGCGTGCGCGAGGCGGCGAGCGAGTTCATCACCGGTTTGCCGCGGCACTTCGCGCGGTCGAACGAGGCGAGCGCGGCGCGGTGGTAGAGGATGGAGGGATTGTCGAAACTGAGCGGGACGTCGGTCGCGTCCTGTATCGCCGGAATCACTACGGGAAGAAACTCCAGCATCTCCTCCATGCGCACGGAGACCGACTGCGTGCCGTCGACGTTGAGGTTGACGATGTCGGCGCCCTTTTCGTCCTGCATGCGTGCGAGGTCCTTAAAGCCGGCGGGGTCGCGAGCCGTCCACGCCTTGCGGGCGCGGGCGTAGGCGTTGTTGATGAGTTCTCCGATGATGCGGATGCGGGGTGGGGCGTCGTTCATGGCGTAGGGTCGGTCGGTATCGAATCGGAGCTGGAAGCAGCGGTCGCGCGGCTGCGTGCGAGATGGTCGCGGCCGAGCCACGTGTTGGCCCAACTCGACGTGCCGCGCAGACTCTGGTCCTGAAGCACAGGCGCGTGGTCGAGCAGTTCTTCGGAACGATGGTCGGACTTGAGCCGATCGTAGGCGCGGGCCCAGATGCAGGGAAAGTCGTCGACCTCGCAGAGGCCGTCGCGTGTGCCGCCGCAGGGGCCGTTGCGTTGGTTTTTCGCGCAGGCGGATTCGGGACAGAGAAAGGCGATGTCGGGCAGCGAGCAGTCGCCGCAGTCCTTGCAGCGGAACATGAGCGACTTGCCCGCGTGCTCGATCGCGCGGAGCCAAGCGGGACCTTGCATGGGGTCGCGCGCCCCCGCGGCGAGCCGTGCGCCGAGATTCCACAGGCCGCGGCCCGGCGTGAACATCGCGTCGTGCGTCCACTTGGAGACGCGGTAGTGCAGGTCGACGTGAGGCGACGGTGGTGGTCGGCGCAACGACTGCGTGTATCCGGAATCCCACGACGCGGCATCGGCCAGCCCGGTGGCCGGGTCCTCGGCGAAGAGGAAGCACTCGCCGGGTCTCGAGAAACGGACTTCGCGGGCGAACGCCTTCCAATCGTCGGGCGCGAACGTGCGCGACAGCGCGAGCACTTCGTCGACCTCCGCCATCGTGTGCACACCGCCGAGGTAAACGCCGCGGCAGCCGAGCCCGCGGTGGATCGCGATCTGTTTGGCGGCGAGTTCGACGAAGAACGCGCGACCGCGATCGGGCGACGCGGCTTGGCGTTCGCAGACGTCCGCGAGCGCGTCGGACACCACGACGCCGGGGATGCGACCGGTGCGGAAGAGCCGAGCGACGCGCGGGGAGAGCAGGTAGACGTTGCCGATCAAAGGCATTCCGGCGGAAACGGCACCGGGACGACGCAGCCACGCGACCAGTTCGGAGGTCTTGCGCGAATCGAAACCGATCTGGTTGATCACCCAACGCGCGCCGTTGGCGATTTTCTTGTCGAGCTTCAGCAACTGAGGAACGACCTCGTTCTCGTGCAGCTTGAAGTTCGTCACCACGCACCCGGGATAGAAGCGTGTCGGCGCGAGACGAGTGGTCCCGCCTGAGCGCGGGCGGGCCAGCTCGAGGCCCGCGTTCATGCGTGCGAGCAACGCGAGCAAGCCGACCGAGTCGATGTCGAACACCGGCTTGGCGGTGCCGTCGACACCGGGACCCGAGTAATCGCCGGTGAGCGCGAGCAAGTTGTGAAACCCTTCGCTCGCGAGCATCCAGGCTTCGGACTCGAGGCCGTTGCGGTTGAGATCCTTGCAGGAAAGATGGATGACGACGTCTCGGCCACCGTCGCGGATGATCCCGCCGAGCGTGGGCGGCGCGAGCATGGGATTGCCTCCGGCGTTGTCGGTGATCGAAACCCAATCGACTTGCGGAGACGCGGCGAGATCGCGGGCGAATGCGACCGTGCGCGAAGCGAGTGTTTCCTGCACGGTGCCGCGCGTCGACACGAGTTCGACGCCGACGACGAAGTCGTTCGTGGCTTCGAGCTTGTGCCGAAAGTCGGACATGGGCTGGTGAGCGGGTCGGGAGCGGTCGCGGAGTCAGGCGACGCCGACCCTTCCGAGAAACATGTCCACGCTGCTCGACGCGTCCGGTCCGTAACCGTCGGCACCGATCTCGTCGGCGAACATGCGGTTCACCGGTGCGCCGCCGACGGCGATGAACGTGTCGCGGAGATCGTCCTCGCGTCTGAACGCGTCGACCACGACTTTCATGTAGGGCATCGTCGTGGTGAGCAGCGCGCTCATCCCGACCACGTCGGCGCTGTGCTCGCGCGCAGCCGCGACGAAGTTCTCCACGGGCTGATCCACGCCGAGGTCCACGATCTTGAAGCCGGCACCCTCGGCCATCATGCACACGAGGTTCTTGCCGATGTCGTGCAGGTCTCCCTTGACCGTGCCGATCACGAGCGTGCCGCGCGAAGGGTTGTTCGCGGCGTCGGCTACGAGCAACGGTCGGAGCACGGACATACCGGCTTTCATGGCGCGCGCGGCGATGAGCACTTCGGGCACGTAGAGGATCGCGCGTTTGAAGTCTTCGCCGACGACCGCCATGCCGGCGATCAGGCCCTCTTCGAGCACCTCCGCGACGGGCCGTCCCTCGTCCAGTGCGGCGCGCACGAGACGCTCCACCTCGGCCGCTTTGCCTTCGAACAGGAGTTGGTTGATCAGCGCGTAGTCGGCCATGGCTCAACTCTTGGCAGCGTCGCGACAGGCGCGTTTGACGGCATGCAGACTCGCGGTCGGCGTGCCGAACGGAATCACGGCGGTGCCCATGATGAAACCCGGCATGTCGCGGCCACGACGTGATTCACGCAGCGCGGTCTCGTAGATCTCGTCGGGCGCGCCTTTTTCGAGCAGTCGCGGCGAGAGGTTGCGACGCATGGCGCGACCAGCGGACGTGCAGACCGCGGACCATTCGTCGAAGTCGCCGGTGAAGTCGCAGAGAAGATTGTTCGCGCCGGTGCGTGCGATCGTCTCGGCGATGGGCGTGGTGTTTCCGCCGATGATGAGCGGCACGTCGCGCACGCCGCGGCGGCCGGCCCATGCGACGAAGTCGCGCGTCACGGGCAGGACGAACTCCTCGTACATGTCCGGCGAAAGAAGTTCGGGCGAGGCCTGCGAATCGAAGAGGATCAACTCCGCACCGGCGTCGATGTAACCTTTCGCGAACTCGCGGATGATGCGGTCCGCATACTTCAACACCGAATGTACCCACTCGGGGCGATCGAGGCAGGCGAGAAACAGCGCCTCCGCGCCGACGAGACTGATGGCGAGCGAGAAGGGCCCGGAGAGCGCGCCGCGTATCCAAAAATCCTGACCGAGCGCGGCACGAACGCGCCGCGCGGCCTCGATGTTCACCGGCATGCGACCATCCTTCGTGGGATTGGGCAACGGCGCGCGGGAGAGGTCGTCGCCGACGCGGATCACGTGGTCGCCGGGTCGGATGCCGGGGATGCTCGTGTCGTCGCCCTCGTAGAAGGTCACTTTGCACCCGACCGTTTCGGCCTCGAGGTTGTAGACGTCGACGCCGACGACGAGCGCGTCGGGGCCTACCGCCTCGTATTCGGCGAGCAGCGCGCACGTCAGGAGATCGGCGCTGCGGGAGATCGCGGACGGCGTGCTGTCGATGAACCATGCCTTGTGCTCGTAGATGGCCGGCATGAACAGCGGAACGGATCGGGTGGACGTGCATCGGAGCACGGCCTCCACTTCGGTCCGCGTGGCGGGTGCGTGTGAGGTGGCGGGCATGGGTGATGAAAGCGGCCACGAGTGTAGCGCGAAACTGGCTCGTCTTCTTGGCGGAACGGGATTCCGTGGCTTGGCGAATCGGGCAACATGAAGGTATCGCGTCCACTCGAAGTGAATCTGCCGGCTGGGGACGTGCTCTTTGCCGAGAGCGTGCATGCGCCCGGCTTCACCATGGCGGCGCGACGCGATGCGTTCCACAAAATCGTCTACGTGTTGCGCGGCCGCGTGGCGTGGAGGTCGGGGGCGGACGACGCCGGTCGTGAGCTGTGCGAAGGCTCGGTCGTCCTGGTGGGCGCGGGCGTCTCCCACAGTGCGGAAGACGTGCACGCGTCCACGTTGCTGCTGCTGTGCTTGGATCGAACTTGGCTGGAGGCGGATCGAGATCGCGTGGATCTGTGGACGGACGCCATGGCCGGCGGGTCGCGCGTCTTCGAACTGGACCGCGCCGCGCGTTCGCGGGCCGAAACACTCTGGCGGAGGGCCATGGCGGAACAAGGCGCGACGCGATCAGGTGCGGGATTGTTCGTGCGCAGTTTGGCGGATCAGGCACTGGTGCTCGTCGGGCGCAGGCCGACGACGGCCGGGGCGGGAGCGACGGAGCGCGTGCGCACGGTGTTGCGAGAGCTGGACGAGTCGTTCTTCGAGGAGTGGTCGCTCGATCGTGCCGCGGCGCGAGCGGGGTTGTCGCGTCGGAGATTCAGCACGCTCTTTCGCGAGGCTACGGGAACGACCATGGTCGGACATCTCACGGCCGTGCGCCTCGAGCGCGCGCGTCGCATGCTTCAAGCCGGCGAACACAGCATCATGGGCGTGATGTTCGCGTGCGGCTTCAACGACGTGTCGCACTTCTACCGACTGTTTCGACACCGGTTCGGAGTTCCGCCCGGCGGCGAGCGCGCGGTCAGGGATTGAGGTCGATCGGGTCGGTGGGCTTCTGGTGGCGCGTGCGCCACGTCTTGGCCGACGCGGCGAGCTTCAGGAAGCGGTCCAACGGCACGACCTCCACGGGCGAGGCGACGCGTGCGAGAATATTGGATACACGCTCGATCGAACTCGACTCGCGCACGTGCACGAGGAGGAAGTAGGGCCGGTCGCGGTTGAGGGCGATCAACTCCTCGAGGTCGGCGGCGGCATCGGCTTCGGGGCGCGCGACGTCGAGGTAGTAGTCGTAGGAGAGCATCGGTCTGCCCTCTCGGAGATCGAACGTGCGAGCGGTGCCGTAGCCGTTGACGAAGCCGATCACGTCCGGGAATTCGCGGTAGTAACGGTCGACGAGGTCCTTCGGCAGCTCGGTGTTGCCCACGTGGCGATTCCCCTCGGAGTAGTCCATGATCTCGAACACGCGCAGATCGAGCGTCTCCATCATCGCACGCGCTTCGGACATCAGTCCGGGGAATTTGTCGACCGGGATCGCCTTGGGATACATGTAGCCTGGACCGGAGAGACCGCCGATGAAGTAGTCGTTGGGCGTGCGTTGTTCGTAGAAGTACTGGAGGGCGATCGGGTTGATGCGCGACCAACTCATGAGCACCTGCCACGCGTAGGGCAGTTTGCCGCGTCCCGGAAGCACCCACGCGCCGATGCCCATGCTGTCGGTCTGCACGAGCGAGAGATAGACCTTCTTCTCGGCCTGAAGCGCCTCGTCGGGGGCGACGTCGTGGTTGTTCTCGAAGCGAAAGCCCGGCGTGGTCGGAATCCAACTGGTGAAACTGATGTTGGGCAGCGTATTCAAACCTTCGACACGCAGGCCGTGGTTGGAGACGAGCGTCACGTGCTGGCCTTCCGTGTCCTTCTTGTAGGAATGCCAGCCCATCACGATCGCAGTGGGCTTCATGTCGCGGAGGATGCGTCGGTGCAGTGCGAGTTCCTCCACGTCGACGGGATTGGCGGACAGGTCGGTGAAAAAGCCGCGCTGCCGGATGCCGAAGTCCGCGATGCCGGGTTCCATCGCTTCGCCGTGTACCCCTCCGAGCCAGAAGACGTAGTCGCGACTGCACCGGTCCCAGTAACGATCCAGCGCGATGCGGAAGATCTCGTGATCGGGTTTGCCGCGGAACTCGCCGCGGAGATCGACGAGCATCTTCAACCCGTGTTTCTCCGCGAACGGGATCTGGTCTTCGTCGATCACGAGGGCGCGTTCCAAGCCGCAGACGGTGAAGGCTACGATGAGCGACGTGCGCACCTCCTTGTCCCACACGACGTAGCCGCGCACGTGTTCCTTCAGAGCCGCGAGCGCGGCGTCCGGCGACTCGAGGCGCTCGAACGGCACACCGTGGCGTTCGGAGATGAAGTCGCGCAACGGCGCCAGGTCGCGCCACGCCCAGTTCTTCGGGTAGTCGAGGTAAAGGCGCGGCGCGTCGGTGTTGGCCAGACCCTGGAGACTGATCATCGTCGCGTTGAGCGGGAGATCCGCGGACATCGTGAACGTCTCGCCCAACGAGTAGACCCACGCCTTGTCGGGTAGGCGACGCGGTGCGTCGGCGGCGGATGCGCTGGGAAAGGAGAGGCCTGCGCAAGCCGCGAGGACGAACGAGCGAAACATGGAGCGCAGGGTGAGGTGTATGTGCGTTTCGGATCGAGGAGTGCTCATGGTTTGCGGACGAAGGCGTAGGTGATCGGGGTGGGCCTGGACGAACGGATCTCGATCATGGTCAGCCGGTCGCCGTCGGGCCAGAGGCGGAACTCGGTGGTGATGCGCATCGGCGCGACGCCCTGTTGGGTTTCCACCATGAAACGCGATTCGGTCCGAAGCGTGCGCCCGTCGTCGAGGTAGGCGGCTTCGACCGTCCGTTCGGCGTTGTCGACCGCGTAGACTCCGATGTGTCGGATGTCGGCCCACCAAGGAAGCGGCTGAACGGCGGTGCCCGATCCCGGCGTCACCGTGACGGAGTCGCTGAAACGCCTGCGGCCCCAGCCGAGGTTGCGAGTGAGTGTGACGGACTCTCCATCGGTCGCGACGACGAGTTCGAGATTGCGCCATGCGGCGACTTCGTCGCTGCGCGCGGGGTCGAGGATCCACGTCCCCGTGAGCGACGAAGCCGAAGCGGAACGGGTGGAGAAACAGCCTACGAGTGCGACGGCGATCAAGAGCATGCGTCGAACGAACGGGACCAGAGTGGGGACTTGCATGGTGGATTGGGGGTAGGGCGAGGGGCGGACGCCGAGACACCCTGAGAGTACGCGCCCGAGAGAGCGAACGCCATCTCTTGTCTCTCGGGTGAGTGCGATGTGCCTTTTGGAAAAAGCAATTGATGGAGCGGCGACCATGTCGCGAGGAACTTGTCACCCCATCGCGAGACATCAGCCTCGGACGACCCTATGGCAAAAACCCCCGCCGTCGAAGGCGCGCCCAACGTGGCGCGTGTGACTTTTCCCACCGATTGTGCGCCGGTCGAGAAGACCGCTGCACACGAACTCGCCTCCGTGTGCGGTGCGATGGTCTCGGCTTCGGAGACCCCCGACGCGGCCTCGGTCGGTGTCTCGCTCGCCTCCGGCGGCTGGAGTGCGCATCGCGAGCTGCCGGTCGACGCGGGCGGTGTACCGTGGTTCTGGATACGCGTGACCGTGGACGGTATCGGCGAGGTCGTGGCGAGCGAGCCGGCTTACCTCTTCGCAGCCGTGCGTCTGCTCGCCACGCGGCCTCCCGCGGGATGGCGCGAGGGGGTACTCGTGCGGCCGACCTTCGCTCTCAACCGCGTGCTTTGGGACGGCATCCTCACGCAATACTGGCGGACGGCCCGCAACTTCGACGCCGAGCACTACGTGAGAACCATGGCCGAGAGCGGTTTCACGCATCTCGAGATCAACGGCCTGCAGGCGGCGATGGCGATGGAGGACAGCGTGCCGACGGAGTTTTACGCGCAGTTCTACAACTATTGCGCGGGCTTCAACCACTTCGTCGAGACGCCGCTGACGAAGGGGTTGTGGCCGTCGCAGTATCTTTCGGCCAACCTGCAGCATCTCAAGCGACTCGCGGCGCTGGGGCGCAAGTACGGCTTGAAGCCCGGCGTGGTCATGTTCGAACCGCGCACGCTGCCGGAACGCTTCTTCGCGAAGTACCCGACCCTGCGCGGCGCGCGTGTCGACCATCCGTTCCGCTCGCGCCTGCCGCGCTACACGCTCGCGCAGGACCATCCGGTCACGCGCCGCCACTACCGCGAGTGCGTGCGCGCGCTGATGAAGGAGGTGCCCGATCTCGACTACATCTCCATTTGGTCCAACGACAGCGGAGCGGGTTTCGAGCACACCGCTTCGCTCTACGTCGGGCGCAACGGTGGTCCCTACATGATCCGCGAGTGGCGCAACCACCAGAAGATCGCCGAAGCAGCCGCCGCGAGCATCGTGCGCTATCTCGAGCTCTTGCGCGACACCGCGCGCGAGACCAATCCCGATTTCAACGTCTTCTTCCGCATCGAGCCCTACAAGGTCGAGCACGACGCGATCCTCGCCGGCCTCGGTCGAGGTCTCGAACTCGAAGCGCCGTCGCTGCTCGTGCACGGCTACGACCTTCCGTACTCCCACCCGCGCTATCCGGATCAGAAGGGAGTCGCTGGCACGATGCTGCACGATGCGTTCGATCCGGCGGAGAAGAAGAAGCTCGAGGAGCTGCGCGGACGCGGTATCGAGCCGGCGATGCACTACACCGCCTCCGGGTGCTGGAACCACGAGCCGCTGATCGGCATTCCGTATCCACGATCTCTCTACAGGAAACTCCAGTCGCTGCGTGACCTCGGAGCGAAGCGCGTGAGCGGTTTCGGCGGACTGCTCAACACGTCGCGTGCGCGCTGGTGGCCGAACCCCGCCGTGATTCGAGCGGCGCAGTTCGCACCCGAGACGTCGATCGACGAACTGCTGCGGGAAACCGCCGCGGGTTGGGTCGGTGCAGAGCACGCCGCCGATCTCGTCGATGCGTGGGACGCACTGGAGGAGGCGATTCTCTGGCAACCCATGGTGCCGCTCTTCTGCGCCTTCGGCTTCGTCTGGCAGCGCACGTGGGACCGACCGATGGTGCCCGACATCGAGGCGGTGCCCGAAGCCGATCGCGACTACTACGAGCGCTTCATGTGCGTGCAGCCGAACAACCCCGGTCGCGTGGACTACGGCCGCGACGTGTTGTTCGATCTGATCACGCAGCAGTCCGGCACCAAGATGGCGGCGGACTTCGACCGCGAGTGCCTGCCGCGTGTGCGCTCGGCGCTGGAGCGGATCGATGCCGCGCTCGCGAACGCGGCGAACCCGGCGCGAGCGGTCTTCGTGGATCTGCGGGACCGCGCCCAGGCCTACCTGCACTGGTGCACCGCACTTCGCAACGTGTGCGGCTGGGTGTCGGATGTTTACGGATACATCGAGGCGAAGGACGATGCGACGCGTGCCGAGCACGAGGCGCGTCTGCAGCGCACGCTCGATCTGGAGACGGAGAACACGAGAGGGTTGTTGCGACTCTGGGAGACGTCGACGACCGAGTTCATGGTCGTTTCCGCCGTGGCGGAGAACGGCTTCATCTACGGTGAGAACTTCGGGGAACTCCTGCAGCGCAAGCTCGAGCTGATGGCCGAGTACCGACACCGCAAGCCGTGGATCGACCGCAACCTGATCTGGCGCGTCGAGGGGCTCGTCGACTGGCCCGAAGGACGGCCGCAACGGCCCGTGCCGCAGGGCAACGGAGAGAAGCCGTGAGCATCGTCGCGCAGGCGCCCGTGATGAACGCGCTGGAGCGGTTCCACGCCTGCATGCGATACGATGCGGTCGATCGCGTACCGAATCACGAGGTCGGCGTGTGGGCGCAAACGCGCGAGCGGTGGCGCAGCGAAGGTATGGCCGTCGACGACATGCACTGGGATTGGTTCGTCGGCGACCCGTATTGGGACATGGACCCGCGAGAGTACATCCCCGTGCGCTTCGACATGATCCCTGCCTTCGAGGAAAAGGTCGTGGAGCGCGACGGCGACACCGAGATCATCCAAGACGCGGCCGGGCGGTTGCGCCGTGCGCTCGTGAGCGGCGCGCAGGACGGCATGCGCGCGAGCATGGACGAGTACATGCGTTTTCCCGTGCAGACGTTGCAGGACTTTCGCGAGTTGAAGCAACGTTTCCGGCCGTCGTCTTCGAGTCGGTTTCCACCCTATTGGCGGGAGACGCATCTCGAAGGCTGGCGACGCCGGCGACATCCGCTCGTGCTCGGGCCGAACTGCAGCACGCTCGGCTTCTACTGGCGCGCGCGCGAGTGGATGGGCACCGAGGGCGTCAGCTACGCCTGGTACGACGAGCCGGAGCTGATGCACGAGATGATGGAGTTCGTCGCCGACTTCACCGTCGAGACTGCGAGGCCGATCCTCGACGAGGTCGCGCCGGACTACGTCTTCATCAACGAAGACCTCAGCATGAAGACCGGACCACTGCTCAGTCCGGACATGTATCGCACCTTCATCCTGCCGCACATGAAGCGGCTCGTTCGTTTTCTGAAGGAGCGCGGTGTCTCGTGGGTCGTGGTCGACACCGACGGCAACTGCGAACTCGTGCTGCCTCTGTTTCTGGAGGCGGGCGTCGACGCCGTCTGGCCGATCGAGCGGGCGGCGGAGATGGATCCGCTCGCGCTGCGTCGCAAGTTCGGCCGCGACTTGCGTCTGTGGGGAGGGGTGGACAAACGCGAACTGGCCAGAGGACCGTCGGCGATCGACGCCCACCTGCGGACGCTCCGCCCGCTCGTGGAAGAGGGTGGTTTCATCCCGACGGTCGATCACCTCGTGCCGCCGGACGTGTCGCTCGCCGACTTCAGGCATTACATGGATCGGAAGCGTCGCCTCTTGCGCGGCGAACCGTTCTGACCCGCCCGCGCAGCGTGCTCGCGGGCGGTTGTATTCAGCCACCCAATACGCGCTTGCGAAACTCCGAGGGCGAACTTCCGACGACCTGCTTGAAGGCCTTGGAGAAGTGAAACACGTCGCAGAACTCGAGGTCGCTGGCGATCTCCTTGAGCGACTTGTTGCCCTCGTAGATCGCCGCGCAGGCGTGTTCGATGCGTTTGTGCTTCTGGTAGTTCTGCGGTGGCATGCCGGCGTGCCGTGAAAACTGCTTGCGGAAGTTGTCGTAGGACAGACCCACCTTCGCGGCGACCTCCCGTGGCGTGAGCCAGCGATCGCGGAAGCGCTCCGCGAGCAATTGTTGTCCGGTCTCCAGCCACTCCGCGCGGGTCAGGCCTTCGTCCGCCTGTCGAGAGGCCGCGAGAGCATCGAGCACCAAGCTCTGAAAGCGCGCGAGCGTGCGCAGCGCACGCGACGACACCGGGCCGGCGTCTCGATGTACGATCTCGGTGAAGCGCTGATACCAGTATTCCTCCGGTTCGAGGTGAATCACGGGGCGCTCGGGATTGAGCAATCCGCTGCGTCTCCAGAGATCGAATACGGGTCCGGAGAACACGATGTAGACTTCGTTCCAGCGCTTTCCCGGCAGGGGTCCGTAGGTGTGCGGGAGGTCGGGAAAGACGGTGACGACGTCGCCCGGACGGAGCTGGACGTGTGCTCCGCGCGCATCGCGATAGAGGCCTTCCCCGTGCACGAGAAGCACGATGCAGAAACGTTCCAAAACACGCATCGTCGAAGCTCCGACACCCGCGCTGTCGCGAAGGCGGCCGGCTAGGTGGATCGTGCCGATCGGCGTCTCGAGGGGACTGTTCAACCAGGGCTCGGTGCGGAAACCGCGGGGCAACTCCATACATCGCCAGATTCTACACAGCTTCTCCCATTTCAACTATTTCCGGAGTGGCCACGTGCGAGGTAAAGTGAGAGCATGATCCAAACCGCAGCACTCCCCCAACTGTGGTCCTACGGGCACCCGCTGGACATGGACGACGACAAGGTCGGATTGCTCCGCCCGTCCAACGACGCACTCGAGGACGTCGACGAACTGCGCCGAAGGCTCGACACCGACGGATATCTCTTCATGCGCGGCTTGCTCGATCGCGACGACGTGCTCGCCGCGCGCCGCAGCATGACGGACCGGCTGGCCGGTCAAGGACTGCTGCACCCGGACCGGGATCCCGTCGACGGCATCATCGCGCCCGGGCAGACGCTCACCTTCAAACCCGATTTGGCGTCGAAGAATCCCCTGGTGGAGAAGGTCCTCTATTCGGGCCGCTTGGTGGAGTTCTACACGCGGCTCTTCGG from Opitutales bacterium ASA1 encodes the following:
- a CDS encoding amidohydrolase family protein; its protein translation is MTAPLSTSDLTAALAPARERVWLHAGLGFDGERVERDVHLVYDASRILHYGTRPPSSDVRPATAHAPHVRLPELMVMPGLVEAHAHLFLEGGEEDPAARAVALKSSPEDLLARALPRLERLLRLGVVAVRDAGDKDGVGLALQRRWRSTERGAMPWFESPGAAIHHAKRYGRFMGRTIEEHGSVRAAVESRLAAGARRIKLLVTGIIDFERGAVTTPPQMSVDEVREAVAVAREAGVQTFAHCSGQDGVGVCLAGGVDTIEHGFFVTDDQLARLRDADVAWVPTFAPVQYQLDAAERLGWSPTVQDHLTRILDGHAASLRRAHEIGVRIIAGSDAGSHGVPHGHGFLRELELMQSAGLPARAVLHAATGAPAARLGFDEDSGRLRVGARPRFLLVSPAALEDVSALRRPPVVVFDGVVHTGGDDPERPGM
- a CDS encoding methyltetrahydrofolate cobalamin methyltransferase, yielding MNDAPPRIRIIGELINNAYARARKAWTARDPAGFKDLARMQDEKGADIVNLNVDGTQSVSVRMEEMLEFLPVVIPAIQDATDVPLSFDNPSILYHRAALASFDRAKCRGKPVMNSLAASRTHLDEMLEMIREHDMRCVVMASEKFLPDGGSAQSLDPKDSHETIRRFVDLLVDRAGRTLDDIIVDPGLAPVGADTYGLVNIGLDTMRLCSDDGDLRGLHFSVGLSNFAWGTPRVVRDDLERAYLTIASEVGLDMALANVERNSEPLPPDHPIVDELRRALDAGRVVDGETVEEAGFRQAMCIMDICNARLEE
- a CDS encoding methylenetetrahydrofolate reductase C-terminal domain-containing protein, translated to MSDFRHKLEATNDFVVGVELVSTRGTVQETLASRTVAFARDLAASPQVDWVSITDNAGGNPMLAPPTLGGIIRDGGRDVVIHLSCKDLNRNGLESEAWMLASEGFHNLLALTGDYSGPGVDGTAKPVFDIDSVGLLALLARMNAGLELARPRSGGTTRLAPTRFYPGCVVTNFKLHENEVVPQLLKLDKKIANGARWVINQIGFDSRKTSELVAWLRRPGAVSAGMPLIGNVYLLSPRVARLFRTGRIPGVVVSDALADVCERQAASPDRGRAFFVELAAKQIAIHRGLGCRGVYLGGVHTMAEVDEVLALSRTFAPDDWKAFAREVRFSRPGECFLFAEDPATGLADAASWDSGYTQSLRRPPPSPHVDLHYRVSKWTHDAMFTPGRGLWNLGARLAAGARDPMQGPAWLRAIEHAGKSLMFRCKDCGDCSLPDIAFLCPESACAKNQRNGPCGGTRDGLCEVDDFPCIWARAYDRLKSDHRSEELLDHAPVLQDQSLRGTSSWANTWLGRDHLARSRATAASSSDSIPTDPTP
- a CDS encoding corrinoid protein, with product MADYALINQLLFEGKAAEVERLVRAALDEGRPVAEVLEEGLIAGMAVVGEDFKRAILYVPEVLIAARAMKAGMSVLRPLLVADAANNPSRGTLVIGTVKGDLHDIGKNLVCMMAEGAGFKIVDLGVDQPVENFVAAAREHSADVVGMSALLTTTMPYMKVVVDAFRREDDLRDTFIAVGGAPVNRMFADEIGADGYGPDASSSVDMFLGRVGVA
- a CDS encoding MtaA/CmuA family methyltransferase; amino-acid sequence: MPAIYEHKAWFIDSTPSAISRSADLLTCALLAEYEAVGPDALVVGVDVYNLEAETVGCKVTFYEGDDTSIPGIRPGDHVIRVGDDLSRAPLPNPTKDGRMPVNIEAARRVRAALGQDFWIRGALSGPFSLAISLVGAEALFLACLDRPEWVHSVLKYADRIIREFAKGYIDAGAELILFDSQASPELLSPDMYEEFVLPVTRDFVAWAGRRGVRDVPLIIGGNTTPIAETIARTGANNLLCDFTGDFDEWSAVCTSAGRAMRRNLSPRLLEKGAPDEIYETALRESRRGRDMPGFIMGTAVIPFGTPTASLHAVKRACRDAAKS